Proteins encoded by one window of Rutidosis leptorrhynchoides isolate AG116_Rl617_1_P2 chromosome 7, CSIRO_AGI_Rlap_v1, whole genome shotgun sequence:
- the LOC139857080 gene encoding two-component response regulator ARR1-like → MIVNKQVIMPSSSGASRKSSGAVDRNVADQFPAGLRVLVVDDDSVCLTILGRMLTKCKYEVTKCNRAEVALSLLRENKNGYDVVISDVHMPDMDGFKLLAHIGLEMDLPVIMMSADDSKSVVMKGVTHGACDYLIKPVRIEALRNIWQHVIRKKKHEWKDIEPSTGLDNSSPQQKSPEQDPGSSSANEGQNGKITKRRKEDEEETDEKDESSSLKKARVVWTQELHQQFVASVRHLGIEKAVPKKILDVMNVPGLTRENVASHLQKYRQYLRRLSGSKPSGEINTSFMDNPNVGYGSISSLDELDLQALATSGQLGQLPGQSLATLQAVAICRSSNSNSPVSVPLADQRNFLSFENPKMRNGPAQNWQGQNGNIGKQTNFLHGVPVTMEPNQLATLQRSFSGMNGQTPIPMIGQSQSQSQSHSMRQPVVGDNQAVSHTSSIMDFSVNHKTESTTAMGSLGILSNSIDGFVPSYSVVNNVNHIKSNDWGSQGMDLTSNVTTNNLQGGLNVGQRNYTLGQTTGGGNGIFLTGDNIGTHVADNSSWLRAGNVNYGEGSGTQVNLNPSWIRDGNVDYGMSSQPFVHEEFSSDDLAAIFSQTHQQEGIGQPENGSGYNWYSLDNLPA, encoded by the exons ATGATAGTAAACAAACAGGTGATAATGCCTAGTTCAAGTGGTGCTTCTCGGAAATCCTCCGGCGCCGTCGATCGTAACGTCGCCGATCAGTTTCCGGCTGGTTTACGCGTGCTTGTTGTTGATGATGACTCTGTTTGTCTAACGATTTTAGGGAGGATGCTAACAAAATGCAAATATGAAG tGACTAAATGCAACAGAGCTGAGGTTGCTTTATCATTATTGAGGGAAAATAAAAATGGGTATGATGTGGtaattagtgatgttcatatgcctGACATGGATGGATTTAAACTTCTTGCACACATTGGACTTGAAATGGACCTTCCTGTTATAA TGATGTCAGCTGATGACAGCAAGAGTGTAGTAATGAAGGGTGTTACTCACGGTGCATGTGATTATCTAATAAAGCCCGTGCGTATAGAGGCGTTACGTAACATCTGGCAACATGTAATTAGAAAAAAGAAACATGAATGGAAAGATATCGAGCCGTCAACAGGTTTAGATAATAGTAGCCCCCAACAGAAATCACCTGAACAAGATCCTGGTTCATCTTCTGCAAATGAAGGGCAAAATGGTAAAATCACAAAGAGAAGAAAAGAAGATGAGGAAGAAACAGATGAAAAAGATGAATCTTCTTCTTTGAAAAAGGCTCGTGTTGTTTGGACTCAGGAGCTTCATCAACAGTTTGTTGCATCCGTTCGTCATCTTGGAATTGAAA AGGCTGTACCAAAGAAAATTCTGGACGTCATGAATGTTCCTGGACTAACACGTGAAAATGTCGCCAGCCATCTTCAG AAATATCGGCAGTATCTTAGAAGACTCAGCGGGTCCAAACCATCAGGCGAGATTAACACCTCATTCATGGATAACCCAAATGTAGGTTACGGGTCAATCTCATCACTTGATGAGCTTGATCTTCAAGCTTTAGCCACCAGTGGTCAACTCGGTCAACTCCCTGGTCAAAGTTTGGCGACTCTTCAAGCAGTCGCTATCTGCAGGTCAAGTAACTCGAACTCTCCTGTTTCTGTACCATTGGCTGATCAAAGAAACTTTCTCAGCTTTGAGAATCCAAAAATGAGAAACGGGCCCGCCCAGAACTGGCAGGGACAAAATGGTAATATCGGCAagcagacaaattttcttcatgGGGTTCCCGTAACTATGGAGCCGAATCAACTCGCGACTTTGCAACGTTCTTTCTCAGGCATGAATGGTCAAACTCCGATACCAAtgatcggtcaaagtcaaagtcaaagtcaaagtcattcTATGAGACAACCTGTTGTGGGTGACAATCAGGCAGTCTCACATACATCCTCGATTATGGATTTTTCAGTTAATCATAAGACCGAGTCTACAACTGCCATGGGTAGTTTAGGAATTTTGTCAAATTCGATAGATGGGTTTGTTCCAAGCTATAGTGTTGTAAACAATGTAAATCATATCAAATCGAATGATTGGGGTTCGCAAGGCATGGATTTGACCTCCAACGTAACTACAAATAATCTCCAAGGAGGATTGAATGTAGGTCAACGTAACTACACTTTGGGTCAAACAACAGGAGGTGGTAATGGAATTTTCTTGACCGGGGACAATATTGGGACCCACGTTGCTGATAATTCTTCATGGCTAAGAGCGGGAAATGTTAATTATGGGGAAGGTAGTGGGACCCAAGTTAATCTTAACCCTTCATGGATTAGGGATGGAAATGTTGATTATGGGATGTCTAGTCAACCGTTTGTTCATGAAGAATTTAGTTCAGATGATTTAGCCGCAATCTTCTCACAG ACACATCAGCAAGAAGGTATTGGGCAGCCAGAAAATGGATCCGGATACAATTGGTATTCTTTGGATAATCTCCCAGCGTAA